A window of Campylobacter concisus contains these coding sequences:
- a CDS encoding sugar transporter has translation MISVHRVAYLRVIALAFCAFIFNTTEFVPVPLLSDIAKDFDMSTADTGLIITIYAWSVTILSLPLMLLTANLERRSLLLKVFIVFVVAHTLCAFAWNFKILIVARLMIAIAHAIFWAITASLAVRLAPINKSSQALGLLALGTSLAMILGLPLGRIIGDAFGWRITFGLIGVFAVGVGFWLHKILPILPSKNSGSLKSLPELAKNGLLMVVFLLTAIIISAHFSTYSYIEPFAKDISGFDGKFITIFLLIFGVAGVVASLLFSKFYKLIPNAFSAISIMLILCCLLLLNFIAKNEVLMLVLAFVWGLGIAGVNMSFQIKVLNLASNATDAAMAIFSAIYNIGIGAGALIGHQTIVHLGERNIGNVGSFFAASGLIIFLFAVSKVKRI, from the coding sequence TTGATAAGTGTTCATAGGGTGGCCTATTTAAGGGTTATAGCTCTTGCTTTTTGTGCTTTTATATTTAACACTACTGAGTTTGTTCCAGTGCCACTTTTAAGTGATATTGCAAAAGACTTTGATATGAGCACGGCTGATACCGGTCTTATCATCACGATTTATGCGTGGAGCGTCACTATACTCTCTTTACCGCTTATGCTTTTAACTGCAAATTTAGAGCGAAGATCTCTTCTTTTAAAGGTTTTTATCGTATTTGTTGTAGCTCATACTCTTTGTGCCTTTGCTTGGAATTTTAAAATTTTAATTGTTGCTCGGTTGATGATAGCTATTGCCCATGCCATTTTTTGGGCTATCACTGCTTCACTTGCTGTTAGGCTAGCACCGATAAATAAAAGTTCGCAAGCTCTTGGTCTTTTAGCGCTTGGCACCTCGCTTGCGATGATACTTGGCTTACCGCTTGGCAGGATAATAGGTGACGCCTTTGGTTGGCGTATTACATTTGGACTGATTGGGGTTTTTGCAGTAGGAGTTGGTTTTTGGTTGCATAAAATTTTACCGATTTTACCTAGTAAAAACTCAGGCTCACTTAAAAGCTTACCAGAGCTTGCAAAAAATGGCCTTTTGATGGTTGTATTTTTACTAACTGCAATTATCATAAGTGCGCATTTTAGCACCTATAGTTACATTGAGCCATTTGCAAAAGATATCAGTGGCTTTGACGGAAAATTTATCACAATATTTTTGCTTATATTTGGTGTTGCTGGTGTAGTTGCAAGCCTGCTTTTCTCTAAATTTTATAAGCTTATTCCAAATGCATTTTCAGCAATTTCTATTATGCTTATTTTATGTTGCTTGCTTTTGTTAAATTTTATTGCTAAAAATGAAGTTTTAATGCTAGTCTTGGCCTTTGTTTGGGGGCTTGGCATAGCTGGTGTAAATATGAGTTTTCAAATAAAAGTGCTAAATTTAGCCTCAAATGCAACTGATGCTGCAATGGCGATATTTTCGGCTATTTATAACATAGGTATCGGAGCAGGGGCGCTAATAGGGCATCAGACGATAGTTCATTTAGGCGAGCGAAATATCGGCAATGTCGGTAGTTTTTTTGCCGCAAGCGGACTTATCATATTTTTGTTTGCGGTATCTAAGGTTAAGAGAATTTAG
- the nifJ gene encoding pyruvate:ferredoxin (flavodoxin) oxidoreductase gives MAKIMKTMDGNEAAAHAAYAFTEVAGIYPITPSSPMADYTDMWAAQGKKNLFGMPVKVVEMQSEGGAAGTVHGSLQVGALTTTYTASQGLLLKIPNMYKIAGQLLPGVIHVSARSIAAQALSIFGDHQDIYACRQTGFAMLASGSVQEVMDIAGVAHLAAIKGRVPFLHFFDGFRTSHEIQKIEVLDYAHFDRLLDREALQKFRDEALSPENPKTRGTAQNDDIYFQTRELANRYYDAVPDIVAEYLKEISKITGRDYKPFNYYGDPHATRVVVAMGSVTQTLEEVVDHLRAKGEKVGVLKVHLYRPFSLKYLFDVMPETVEKIAVLDRTKEPGSLGEPLYLDVKAAFYGRKNQPVIVGGRYGLSSKDVDPAQMLAVFENLNLEGPKNGFTVGIEDDVTFTSLKVGEKISLSDASVKECLFYGLGADGTVGANKNSIKIIGDKTELYAQAYFAYDSKKSGGYTRSHLRFGKNPIRSTYLVSNPHFVACSVAAYLEIYDVIDGIRDGGTFLLNSIWDAEQTVAKLPNKVKKILAEKRVNFYIINATKLAREIGLKNRTNTIMQSAFFKLADIIPFADAQKYMKEYAHKAYAKKGEAIVEMNYKAIDMGADGLVKVAVDPSWANLTDDASAEEKYVGDEFIEKIVKPINAARGDSLPVSAFVGFEDGHFKSGTTAYEKRGIGVMVPKWIEENCIQCNQCAFVCPHAVIRPFLIDENELAAAPQTVQDHVLDAKGKEVKGLKYKIQVSPLDCTGCELCAQICPSKEKSLVMVPLAEEMEKNEQENADYLFKKVTYKDDLMSKDSVKGVGFAQPLFEFHGACPGCGETPYIGLVTRLFGDRMIVANATGCSSIYGGSAPSTPYTTNKEGKGVAWANSLFEDNAEFGMGMNVAVETLRHRIEDVMLRTKDTVPNALAALYSDWIAHKNDGEKTTQIAKILTPVLEQNLSVEGVKEILELKRYLVKKSQWIIGGDGWAYDIGFGGLDHVLASGENVNVLVLDTEVYSNTGGQSSKSSRAGSIAQFTASGKPMQKKDLGYIAMTYGNIFVAQINSNASQANTIKAIAAAEAYDGPSLVIAYSPCIAHGIKGGMAYSGGQGELATKCGYWPTYVYDPRLIKEGKNPLKMTSKEPDWSLYEEFLLNEIRYNSLKKTNPEHADELLAKNKADAQRRYRQLKRLSLADFSDEVESGAPESAEDASTGSVAE, from the coding sequence ATGGCTAAAATAATGAAAACTATGGACGGAAACGAGGCTGCGGCGCACGCGGCTTACGCATTTACGGAGGTTGCGGGCATCTACCCGATCACCCCTAGCTCGCCGATGGCAGACTACACCGATATGTGGGCGGCTCAGGGTAAGAAAAATCTATTCGGTATGCCGGTTAAGGTAGTCGAAATGCAAAGCGAGGGCGGGGCTGCGGGCACCGTGCACGGCTCGCTGCAAGTAGGCGCGCTAACTACCACATACACGGCTTCGCAAGGACTTTTGCTAAAAATCCCAAACATGTACAAAATCGCAGGCCAGCTACTACCCGGCGTTATCCACGTGAGCGCGCGCTCTATCGCGGCTCAGGCGCTTTCTATCTTTGGCGATCACCAGGATATTTATGCCTGTCGCCAGACGGGATTTGCTATGCTGGCAAGCGGCTCCGTACAAGAGGTCATGGATATCGCGGGCGTCGCGCATCTAGCGGCTATCAAGGGTCGCGTGCCGTTTTTACACTTTTTCGACGGATTTCGCACGAGCCACGAGATACAAAAGATCGAGGTGCTTGACTATGCGCACTTTGATAGGCTTCTTGACCGCGAGGCGCTACAAAAATTTAGAGACGAGGCGCTAAGCCCAGAAAACCCGAAAACTCGCGGTACGGCTCAAAACGACGACATTTATTTTCAGACGCGCGAGCTAGCTAACCGCTACTACGATGCGGTGCCTGATATCGTGGCCGAGTATCTAAAAGAAATTTCAAAAATCACGGGACGCGATTATAAACCGTTTAATTATTACGGCGATCCGCACGCTACGCGCGTCGTGGTCGCGATGGGCTCTGTCACGCAAACTCTCGAAGAAGTGGTCGATCACCTACGCGCAAAGGGCGAAAAAGTAGGCGTACTAAAAGTGCATCTATACCGTCCGTTTAGCCTAAAATACCTCTTTGACGTGATGCCTGAGACGGTAGAAAAGATCGCCGTGCTAGACCGCACCAAAGAGCCCGGAAGCCTCGGCGAGCCGCTATATCTGGACGTCAAGGCGGCGTTTTACGGACGCAAAAATCAGCCCGTGATCGTGGGCGGACGCTACGGTCTGAGCTCAAAAGACGTCGATCCTGCACAAATGCTGGCGGTCTTTGAAAATTTAAATTTAGAGGGGCCCAAAAACGGTTTTACCGTCGGTATCGAGGACGACGTGACCTTCACCTCGCTAAAAGTCGGCGAGAAAATTTCGCTAAGCGACGCAAGCGTGAAAGAGTGCCTATTTTACGGCCTTGGCGCGGACGGTACCGTTGGGGCGAATAAAAACTCAATCAAAATCATCGGCGATAAAACCGAGCTTTACGCGCAGGCGTATTTTGCCTACGATAGCAAAAAATCAGGCGGCTACACGCGCTCGCATCTGCGTTTCGGTAAAAACCCTATCCGCTCGACCTACCTCGTCTCAAATCCTCACTTCGTAGCCTGCTCGGTCGCGGCGTATCTTGAAATTTACGACGTCATAGACGGTATCCGCGATGGCGGGACGTTCCTGCTAAACTCGATCTGGGACGCCGAGCAGACGGTCGCTAAACTGCCGAATAAAGTAAAGAAAATTTTAGCCGAGAAAAGAGTAAATTTCTACATCATCAACGCTACTAAGCTAGCTCGCGAGATCGGGCTAAAAAACCGCACGAACACCATCATGCAGTCGGCGTTTTTTAAGCTAGCCGACATCATTCCGTTTGCCGACGCGCAAAAATACATGAAAGAGTACGCGCACAAAGCCTATGCCAAAAAGGGCGAAGCGATCGTAGAGATGAACTACAAGGCCATCGATATGGGCGCGGACGGGCTGGTTAAGGTCGCGGTCGACCCTAGCTGGGCAAATTTGACGGATGACGCGAGCGCGGAGGAAAAATACGTCGGCGACGAATTTATAGAAAAAATCGTCAAGCCTATCAATGCCGCTAGGGGCGATAGCTTGCCGGTTTCGGCGTTTGTGGGCTTTGAGGACGGACACTTTAAATCAGGCACCACGGCCTACGAAAAACGCGGTATCGGCGTGATGGTGCCTAAGTGGATCGAGGAAAATTGTATCCAATGTAACCAGTGCGCCTTCGTTTGCCCTCACGCGGTGATCAGGCCGTTTCTCATCGATGAAAACGAGCTCGCCGCCGCTCCGCAAACCGTGCAAGATCACGTCCTAGACGCCAAAGGCAAAGAGGTAAAAGGGCTAAAATATAAAATCCAAGTAAGCCCGCTTGACTGCACCGGCTGCGAGCTGTGCGCTCAAATTTGTCCGAGCAAGGAAAAATCGCTCGTCATGGTGCCGCTAGCCGAGGAGATGGAGAAAAACGAGCAGGAAAATGCGGATTATTTATTTAAAAAGGTAACCTACAAAGACGATCTGATGAGCAAAGATAGCGTCAAGGGCGTAGGCTTTGCTCAGCCGCTATTTGAGTTTCACGGTGCATGCCCGGGTTGCGGCGAGACGCCTTATATAGGGCTTGTTACGAGACTGTTCGGCGACCGTATGATCGTGGCAAACGCCACCGGTTGTAGCTCGATCTATGGCGGTAGCGCGCCTTCGACGCCTTATACGACGAACAAAGAGGGCAAGGGCGTAGCGTGGGCGAATTCGCTCTTTGAGGATAACGCGGAGTTTGGTATGGGTATGAACGTCGCGGTAGAGACTCTGCGCCACCGTATAGAAGACGTGATGCTACGCACCAAAGATACCGTGCCAAACGCTCTAGCCGCGCTATACTCCGACTGGATCGCGCACAAAAACGACGGCGAGAAGACGACGCAAATAGCTAAAATTTTGACCCCTGTTTTGGAGCAAAATTTAAGCGTAGAGGGTGTAAAAGAAATTTTAGAGCTAAAAAGATATCTCGTCAAAAAATCTCAGTGGATCATCGGCGGCGACGGCTGGGCCTACGACATCGGCTTTGGCGGGCTTGATCACGTACTAGCTAGCGGCGAGAACGTAAACGTGCTCGTGCTTGACACCGAGGTCTACTCAAACACCGGCGGCCAGAGCTCAAAATCAAGCCGCGCGGGCTCCATAGCGCAGTTTACCGCTAGCGGTAAGCCGATGCAGAAAAAGGATCTGGGCTACATCGCGATGACCTACGGAAATATCTTCGTAGCTCAAATCAACTCAAACGCGAGCCAGGCAAACACGATAAAAGCGATCGCCGCAGCCGAGGCCTACGATGGACCTAGCCTCGTGATCGCGTATTCGCCGTGTATCGCGCACGGTATTAAGGGCGGCATGGCCTACTCCGGCGGTCAAGGCGAGCTAGCGACTAAATGCGGCTACTGGCCGACCTATGTCTACGACCCGCGCCTAATCAAAGAGGGCAAAAATCCGCTCAAAATGACCTCAAAAGAGCCTGACTGGTCGCTTTACGAGGAGTTTTTGCTAAACGAGATTCGCTACAACTCGCTTAAAAAGACAAATCCTGAGCATGCCGACGAGCTGCTGGCTAAAAACAAGGCCGACGCGCAAAGACGCTACCGCCAGCTAAAACGCCTAAGCTTGGCTGACTTTAGCGATGAGGTCGAGTCTGGCGCGCCTGAGAGCGCCGAGGATGCCTCTACCGGCAGCGTAGCCGAGTAA
- a CDS encoding LemA family protein codes for MLITIIVVVIALAAYIIKIYNKLQSMMQNIRESFANIQATLKKRLDLSNQIIDIAKDYASSEQMIQLGVSGNGIAKVAALAQAFPELKANETYQMLMSQLEKIESELLNKRESYNAEVKSYNSYKNAFPQVLIASKLSFESVAYFDINDEDFSENLKIFKKDDSARIQEILSDSNKKITDIAMNAKKMINDKISNNPNQKE; via the coding sequence ATGCTTATTACTATAATTGTCGTTGTTATTGCCTTAGCGGCTTATATTATTAAAATATATAATAAACTACAATCAATGATGCAAAATATCAGAGAGAGCTTCGCAAATATCCAAGCTACGCTCAAAAAACGTTTAGATCTATCAAATCAAATAATAGATATAGCTAAAGATTATGCAAGTAGTGAACAAATGATTCAACTTGGCGTTTCTGGAAATGGAATCGCAAAAGTAGCTGCTTTGGCTCAAGCCTTTCCGGAACTAAAGGCTAACGAAACATATCAAATGCTAATGTCGCAGTTAGAAAAAATCGAGAGCGAACTCCTAAATAAACGTGAGAGCTACAATGCTGAGGTTAAAAGCTATAATTCTTATAAAAATGCATTTCCACAAGTCCTAATAGCCTCAAAACTATCTTTTGAATCAGTCGCTTATTTTGACATTAACGATGAGGACTTTAGCGAAAATTTAAAAATATTTAAAAAAGATGATTCGGCTAGAATACAAGAAATTTTAAGTGACTCTAATAAGAAAATCACCGATATTGCAATGAATGCGAAAAAGATGATTAACGATAAAATTTCAAATAATCCAAACCAAAAAGAGTAA
- a CDS encoding DNA-deoxyinosine glycosylase, translated as MNQISPFKPVFDKNSKILILGSFPSVVSRKLGFYYANPQNRFWRVLAGILNAPLPTSTDEKIKFLLAHRIAIYDAAISCEIKDSSDAKMTAVEPANLEPIFSGVRIAQVFSNGGKAHKICEKYLKTQILNATGKEPVKLPSTSSANANFSFERLVQEWTVVAEALKDG; from the coding sequence ATGAATCAAATTAGTCCATTTAAACCGGTTTTTGATAAAAACTCTAAAATTTTAATCCTCGGATCCTTCCCTTCCGTAGTTTCTCGCAAGCTGGGCTTTTACTACGCAAATCCACAAAACCGCTTTTGGCGAGTGCTGGCCGGGATTTTAAACGCTCCGCTGCCTACAAGCACGGATGAAAAGATAAAATTTCTGCTCGCTCACCGCATCGCTATCTACGACGCTGCGATCTCGTGCGAGATAAAGGACTCGAGCGATGCTAAAATGACCGCCGTCGAGCCTGCAAATTTGGAGCCGATTTTTAGCGGAGTGCGCATAGCGCAGGTATTTTCAAACGGCGGCAAAGCGCACAAAATCTGCGAAAAATACCTAAAAACTCAAATTTTAAACGCAACGGGTAAAGAACCAGTCAAGCTACCCTCGACTAGCTCGGCGAATGCAAATTTTAGCTTTGAAAGGCTCGTGCAAGAGTGGACGGTCGTCGCGGAGGCGCTAAAAGACGGCTAA
- a CDS encoding toxin-antitoxin system YwqK family antitoxin, whose protein sequence is MKILKFLFLLPLLAIGAQALEPKIVMKPEASLKNGLYYVKGKLYDDTLKMLRYSVEDLYDVNAMGMVYPRIKPLPPTLIREIDVQGGTAVRYRDYFDGRDKPSNEYPLKNGIREGTAKHYHADSGALMGESEYKNDVRDGRYRRYYFDEGGALKQEGTYKADKREGVFTDYYVSGEVSARSPYAGGLRNGEDFDYYKSGKILGVRTYKEGKREGAETWYYESGAVEETGEYKNDRKNGVWKRFYENGKTRVVENYKDGEKDGAAREYYPSGKLRGEYEYKDGRQTGAGLDYYESGALAAKVMFKNGRYHGLYEEYHENGKLKARVMFEDGLETGEARHYYANGKLEALGDFERGRLVRAKKYNESGKLISDKSDKNGLPRE, encoded by the coding sequence GTGAAAATCCTAAAATTTCTATTTTTACTTCCGCTTCTAGCCATCGGTGCGCAAGCACTAGAGCCAAAAATCGTAATGAAGCCCGAAGCGAGCCTAAAAAACGGCCTTTACTACGTAAAAGGCAAGCTCTACGACGACACGCTAAAGATGCTTCGATACAGCGTTGAGGACCTATATGACGTAAATGCGATGGGCATGGTCTATCCGAGGATAAAACCTTTGCCGCCCACGCTCATACGCGAGATAGATGTGCAGGGCGGCACGGCGGTGCGATACAGGGACTATTTTGACGGCAGGGACAAGCCCTCAAACGAATACCCCCTAAAAAACGGCATCCGCGAGGGTACGGCCAAGCACTACCACGCAGATAGCGGCGCTCTGATGGGCGAGAGCGAATACAAAAATGACGTCCGCGACGGGCGCTACCGCCGCTACTACTTTGACGAGGGCGGCGCGTTAAAGCAGGAGGGCACCTACAAGGCAGACAAGCGAGAGGGCGTATTTACCGACTATTACGTTAGCGGCGAGGTTAGCGCACGTAGCCCATACGCGGGCGGGCTTCGAAACGGCGAGGACTTCGACTACTACAAAAGCGGTAAAATTCTAGGCGTGCGAACCTACAAAGAGGGCAAGCGAGAGGGCGCGGAAACGTGGTACTACGAAAGCGGCGCCGTGGAGGAGACGGGCGAATACAAAAACGACCGCAAAAATGGCGTTTGGAAGCGATTTTATGAAAACGGCAAAACGCGCGTAGTAGAAAACTACAAAGACGGCGAAAAAGACGGCGCCGCGCGCGAATACTACCCAAGCGGCAAGCTGCGAGGCGAATACGAGTACAAAGACGGCCGCCAAACGGGCGCGGGGTTGGACTACTACGAGAGCGGGGCGCTGGCCGCAAAGGTGATGTTTAAAAACGGGCGCTATCACGGGCTGTACGAGGAGTATCACGAAAACGGCAAGCTAAAAGCCAGAGTGATGTTTGAGGACGGGCTGGAAACCGGCGAGGCACGCCACTACTACGCAAACGGCAAACTAGAGGCCCTGGGCGATTTTGAGCGCGGCAGGCTTGTGCGCGCTAAAAAATACAACGAATCAGGCAAGCTAATCAGCGATAAGTCTGATAAAAACGGACTGCCGAGGGAATAA
- the dcuC gene encoding C4-dicarboxylate transporter DcuC: protein MHTLGLIIALLTLFVVGWAILKGKYATFVLLLSGVIMLVSSVILDTGEFLPEKVKSTGNSLLDVVEFIRYMLSNNFSQLGLLIMLMVGFASYMTHIGANQAFVGIATKRFKAIKSPYFMIFIAFCVAKLISMVITSAVGLGVLCLALLGPVLISLGLNKLSVGSICAMSGASSMVLLGSSTAAAAKATELEVLDYVFIYKIPAALPTVLVIGIALVLWNRYLDKKEGWVCSEHIGESISFDDKVDVPKEQAPIIYALLPFLPMILVVVFSPYCLKTIKLNISSVIILSMIIAMVFEAFRHKFSFEKLGEGLKIFFNAMAKSLSGVVMLVVAAGIFAEGFKALGMLDAIVNLAKSIGFGGLGMSILFVFITTIVTIIAGSNGASFYPLLNMVPNIAKSLNINSVMLVLPMHQASTIARPLSPVSGVVVAISGMLHISPLSLIKRCSVPAILGLISHHIFVFLLSF from the coding sequence ATGCATACTCTTGGTCTAATCATAGCTCTACTTACGCTTTTTGTTGTAGGCTGGGCGATTTTAAAAGGCAAATACGCCACTTTCGTGCTTTTACTATCTGGTGTTATCATGCTTGTCTCTTCAGTCATTCTTGATACGGGAGAATTTTTACCAGAAAAGGTAAAGAGCACTGGAAATTCCTTACTGGATGTAGTTGAGTTTATCCGCTATATGCTCTCAAATAATTTTTCTCAACTTGGACTTTTAATCATGTTAATGGTCGGTTTTGCAAGTTATATGACCCATATCGGAGCAAATCAAGCCTTTGTGGGCATCGCCACAAAAAGGTTTAAAGCCATAAAAAGCCCATATTTTATGATATTCATAGCTTTTTGCGTAGCAAAACTTATAAGCATGGTAATAACCAGCGCAGTTGGACTTGGCGTGCTTTGTCTTGCACTTCTTGGACCAGTTCTTATATCACTAGGACTAAATAAACTAAGCGTTGGTAGTATTTGTGCGATGAGTGGAGCTAGCTCAATGGTGCTTCTTGGCTCATCGACAGCTGCTGCTGCAAAAGCAACTGAACTTGAGGTGCTTGATTATGTTTTTATCTATAAAATTCCAGCGGCTCTTCCAACTGTACTCGTGATCGGCATTGCATTAGTTCTTTGGAATAGATACTTAGACAAAAAAGAAGGTTGGGTTTGTAGTGAGCATATAGGAGAGAGCATTAGTTTTGACGATAAGGTGGATGTTCCAAAAGAGCAAGCACCTATAATCTATGCTCTTTTACCATTTTTACCGATGATTTTAGTAGTAGTTTTTTCGCCATATTGTTTAAAAACTATAAAACTAAACATATCAAGCGTCATAATCCTTTCTATGATAATTGCTATGGTTTTTGAAGCATTTAGGCATAAATTTAGCTTTGAAAAGCTTGGCGAAGGGCTAAAAATATTTTTTAATGCCATGGCAAAAAGCTTAAGCGGTGTTGTTATGCTAGTTGTGGCAGCTGGTATATTTGCTGAAGGTTTTAAAGCTCTTGGTATGCTTGATGCTATTGTAAATTTGGCAAAAAGCATAGGCTTTGGGGGGCTTGGCATGTCTATACTTTTTGTATTTATAACAACCATCGTTACAATCATAGCTGGCTCAAATGGTGCAAGCTTTTATCCACTTTTAAACATGGTACCAAATATAGCTAAGAGTTTAAACATCAACTCTGTTATGCTCGTACTTCCTATGCATCAAGCCTCCACAATAGCTAGACCACTTTCACCTGTCTCTGGCGTAGTGGTAGCCATTTCAGGCATGCTTCACATTAGCCCGCTTTCACTAATTAAAAGATGTAGCGTGCCAGCTATTTTAGGTCTTATAAGCCACCATATATTTGTATTTTTACTATCATTTTAA
- a CDS encoding peptidase M3 has product MRWSFDDSYVDFDSEIFTSSFENLKAQNENLVKFLNNSELTKAIISYEEAYKEAASLLAFCRCKSSDNTKDELASKFELKIKEQKAKLDTAKEILFDKFDSLKSDDKIFQSAQFKHIKFLYLEHKNSKSKIRKKSERDFFANLALTNFFPLFANFRHLNNLINISATNKNAKTQSYNLAKCMGILKGSDDEILRKNVFDALSSHYDKFSDLYLDILNMLHGFRLAKFKAAKVDFLTPSLEENKISLDTLNAMQEAISKRVEKIRECVRVRASFLGGKSMRSCDLLAPYPLSKHSEISHDEAIKIIKKALKPLGEDSFIKLMIDKHWIESDVRENKAGGAFFVSLPKFKQPRIFTTYMNTLSHLIQQAHELGHAWHYYLMRDLPVLSANFPMSLAESASTFNETLLRNELKKDDSLRVEILWQELKSAANFLLHISVRYEFETSFIKLRQKGQVSKKDANDLLKQAWDKFYKDSTSDVEEFLPYFKPHFYKTDNYIYNYPYSVGYLLSQFFLSEFKKDEVKFCKIYKQFLIECGTKSVEELVKKHFKKDTKKCEFWLIGIDEALKNLDEFKKVVAV; this is encoded by the coding sequence ATGAGATGGAGCTTTGATGATTCTTATGTAGATTTTGATAGCGAAATTTTTACCTCATCGTTTGAAAATCTAAAAGCACAAAATGAAAATTTAGTTAAATTTTTAAACAATAGCGAGCTTACCAAAGCTATCATCTCATACGAAGAAGCATACAAAGAAGCAGCTAGCCTACTCGCATTTTGTCGTTGTAAAAGTAGTGATAATACAAAAGATGAGCTAGCTAGTAAATTTGAGTTAAAAATAAAAGAGCAAAAAGCTAAACTTGATACGGCAAAGGAGATACTTTTTGATAAATTTGATAGCCTAAAAAGTGATGATAAAATTTTTCAAAGCGCTCAATTTAAACATATAAAATTTCTATATTTAGAGCATAAAAATAGCAAGAGTAAAATACGAAAAAAGAGTGAAAGAGATTTTTTTGCAAATTTAGCGCTCACAAATTTTTTCCCACTTTTTGCAAATTTTAGACATCTAAATAATTTAATAAATATCTCTGCTACCAATAAAAATGCAAAAACACAAAGCTATAATCTTGCAAAATGTATGGGTATATTAAAAGGATCAGATGATGAAATTTTACGCAAAAATGTGTTTGATGCTCTGAGTTCTCACTATGATAAATTTTCCGATCTTTATCTTGATATCTTAAATATGCTTCATGGATTTAGACTGGCTAAATTTAAGGCAGCAAAAGTTGATTTTTTAACTCCAAGCCTTGAAGAAAATAAAATAAGCCTTGACACTTTAAACGCCATGCAAGAAGCCATTAGCAAAAGAGTGGAAAAAATAAGAGAATGCGTAAGAGTAAGAGCTAGCTTTTTAGGTGGCAAAAGTATGAGAAGTTGCGATCTTTTGGCACCTTATCCACTTAGCAAGCATAGTGAAATTTCTCATGACGAGGCTATTAAAATCATCAAAAAAGCATTAAAACCACTGGGCGAAGATAGTTTTATAAAGCTTATGATAGACAAACACTGGATAGAAAGCGATGTAAGAGAAAATAAAGCTGGCGGAGCATTTTTTGTAAGTTTGCCAAAATTTAAGCAACCAAGAATTTTTACCACATATATGAACACTCTTTCGCACTTAATCCAGCAAGCTCATGAGCTTGGGCATGCTTGGCACTACTACTTGATGCGTGATCTTCCGGTTTTAAGCGCAAACTTTCCAATGAGCTTAGCCGAGAGCGCGAGTACATTTAATGAGACTCTTTTACGAAATGAGCTAAAAAAAGATGACTCACTTAGGGTAGAAATTTTATGGCAGGAGCTAAAAAGCGCTGCAAATTTTTTACTTCATATAAGCGTTAGATACGAGTTTGAAACTAGCTTTATAAAACTGCGACAAAAAGGTCAAGTCAGCAAAAAAGATGCAAATGATCTTTTAAAACAAGCTTGGGATAAATTTTATAAAGATAGCACAAGCGATGTTGAAGAATTTTTGCCATATTTTAAGCCACATTTTTATAAAACAGATAACTACATCTACAACTATCCTTATAGTGTCGGCTATCTGCTATCACAATTTTTTCTAAGTGAGTTTAAAAAAGACGAAGTAAAATTTTGCAAAATTTATAAACAATTTTTAATAGAGTGCGGCACGAAAAGCGTAGAAGAACTAGTGAAAAAACACTTTAAAAAAGATACAAAAAAGTGCGAATTTTGGCTGATTGGTATAGATGAAGCACTAAAAAATTTAGATGAGTTTAAAAAGGTAGTGGCTGTATAA
- a CDS encoding Sua5 YciO YrdC YwlC family protein, with product MIFLAQTDTTAGFLSKDYKEINKAKMRDENKPCLITTAKFSVLNELVRVPKKYKNFIRRSRKATFLYPNLKAIRVVKECEHEKFLAKFDWLYSSSANKNGQNFNEAWAMSVADEIVDDHFFEDTPSKIYKISRKKIKRLR from the coding sequence ATGATATTTCTAGCACAAACCGATACGACAGCTGGCTTTTTGAGTAAAGATTATAAAGAGATAAATAAGGCCAAAATGCGTGATGAAAATAAACCTTGCCTTATCACGACGGCAAAATTTAGCGTTTTAAATGAGCTTGTTAGAGTGCCAAAAAAGTATAAAAATTTTATACGCCGTTCAAGGAAAGCCACATTTTTGTATCCAAATTTAAAGGCTATTAGAGTCGTAAAAGAGTGCGAGCACGAAAAATTTTTAGCTAAATTTGACTGGCTTTATTCAAGTAGTGCGAACAAAAATGGGCAAAATTTTAATGAAGCTTGGGCTATGAGCGTGGCTGATGAAATAGTAGATGATCATTTTTTCGAAGATACTCCATCAAAAATTTATAAAATTTCTCGAAAAAAAATAAAACGTTTAAGATAA